One Amycolatopsis sp. NBC_00355 genomic window carries:
- a CDS encoding ABC transporter ATP-binding protein: MIVTRGLTKRYGRVLAVDAVDLDVREGDRYGFLGPNGSGKTTLVRMLLGLVYATSGEIEVLGKPVPKRVAEVLPEVGALVEGPAAYPHLSGRRNLALLDAAGRGGGRRTRRRRIDDALEQVGLGAVDQRPIKAYSLGMRQRLGLAGALLRKPRLLILDEPTNGLDPQGIKEIRELLVELNAGGTTVFLSSHLLAEVEQLCTRVGVVDRGRLVLEEDLTSLRALTGRVLVGTPDPAAAAAVLDGQLESRDGERLVIRHEDPAALNAMLVEAGVRVTSIDAERRTLEQVVLEFTGPGSDRFGEVAAG, from the coding sequence ATGATCGTCACCCGCGGCCTGACCAAGCGCTACGGCCGGGTGCTAGCCGTCGACGCGGTCGACCTGGACGTGCGCGAAGGCGACCGCTACGGCTTCCTCGGCCCGAACGGCTCGGGCAAGACCACGCTGGTCCGGATGCTGCTCGGGCTGGTCTACGCGACCAGCGGCGAGATCGAGGTGCTCGGGAAGCCGGTGCCGAAACGGGTCGCCGAGGTGCTCCCGGAGGTCGGCGCGCTCGTCGAGGGCCCGGCCGCCTACCCGCACCTGTCCGGCCGCCGGAACCTCGCGCTGCTCGACGCGGCCGGGCGCGGTGGCGGCCGGCGCACCCGGCGGCGTCGCATCGACGACGCCCTGGAGCAGGTCGGGCTGGGCGCGGTCGACCAGCGGCCGATCAAGGCGTACTCGCTGGGCATGCGGCAGCGGCTCGGGCTGGCCGGCGCGCTGCTGCGCAAGCCGCGGCTGCTGATCCTCGACGAGCCGACGAACGGCCTCGACCCGCAGGGCATCAAGGAGATCCGCGAACTGCTCGTCGAGCTGAACGCGGGCGGGACCACGGTGTTCCTGTCGAGTCACCTGCTGGCCGAGGTCGAGCAGCTGTGCACCCGCGTCGGCGTCGTCGACCGCGGCCGGCTGGTGCTGGAAGAGGACCTGACGTCGCTGCGCGCGCTGACCGGCCGGGTGCTCGTCGGCACGCCGGACCCGGCCGCGGCGGCCGCGGTCCTCGACGGGCAGCTCGAGTCCCGCGACGGCGAGCGCCTGGTGATCCGGCACGAAGACCCGGCGGCGCTGAACGCGATGCTCGTCGAGGCGGGCGTGCGCGTGACGTCCATCGACGCCGAGCGCCGGACGCTCGAACAGGTGGTACTCGAGTTCACCGGCCCCGGCTCGGACCGCTTCGGGGAGGTGGCGGCCGGATGA
- a CDS encoding ricin-type beta-trefoil lectin domain protein, whose product MTARTWRLAALSTALVFATALLPSAGATGNDGTEQLPADLRTPSAAAAAPLSTVCDGDGTSGKRVQALYVRGTGQADRYSQFAAQFQTFTSQIDDAFVEAAGRLGGGVRHLRYVTDSSCRATVANVTIAQGDMATVDTITNAIKAQGYNRADRKYVVWYDKDGCGLAFGNGGNDSPGANNPYNAGPHYATVGTGCWSWQATGHELLHTLGAVQGSAPHSTPYGHCWDDEDIMCYDDGGIPNPPGGLVKVCPGAPENQIDCGGDDYFNTNPPAGGYLATHWNVANSAYLITSGTANPSGAITGIGGKCVDVSASNTANGTAIQLWTCNGTGAQRWTSQSGTLRALGKCLDVASSGTADGTLVQLWDCNSTGAQTWQARSDGTLLNPQSGKCLDATGNASADGTRLQIRSCAATANQRWQVPA is encoded by the coding sequence GTGACCGCAAGAACCTGGCGCCTCGCCGCGCTCAGCACCGCCCTCGTGTTCGCCACCGCGTTGCTCCCCTCCGCCGGGGCCACCGGCAACGATGGCACCGAACAGCTTCCAGCCGACCTCCGGACGCCGTCGGCCGCCGCCGCGGCACCCCTGTCGACCGTCTGCGACGGCGACGGCACCAGCGGAAAGCGCGTTCAGGCGCTCTACGTCCGCGGGACCGGGCAGGCCGACCGGTACTCCCAGTTCGCCGCGCAGTTCCAGACGTTCACGAGCCAGATCGACGACGCCTTCGTCGAGGCCGCGGGCCGGCTCGGCGGCGGCGTCCGGCACCTCCGCTACGTCACCGATTCCAGCTGCCGCGCCACCGTCGCGAACGTGACGATCGCACAGGGCGACATGGCGACCGTCGACACGATCACCAACGCCATCAAGGCGCAGGGCTACAACCGCGCCGACCGCAAGTACGTCGTCTGGTACGACAAGGACGGCTGCGGCCTGGCGTTCGGCAACGGCGGCAACGACAGCCCCGGCGCGAACAACCCGTACAACGCCGGCCCGCACTACGCCACGGTCGGCACCGGCTGCTGGTCGTGGCAGGCGACCGGCCACGAACTGCTGCACACCCTCGGCGCCGTCCAGGGCAGCGCGCCGCACTCCACGCCCTACGGCCATTGCTGGGACGACGAAGACATCATGTGTTACGACGACGGCGGCATCCCGAACCCGCCGGGCGGGCTGGTGAAGGTCTGCCCCGGCGCACCGGAGAACCAGATCGACTGCGGCGGTGACGACTACTTCAACACCAACCCGCCGGCCGGCGGTTACCTGGCGACACACTGGAACGTCGCTAACAGCGCGTACCTGATCACCAGCGGCACCGCGAATCCGTCGGGCGCGATCACCGGGATCGGCGGCAAGTGCGTCGACGTCAGCGCGTCGAACACCGCCAACGGCACCGCGATCCAGCTGTGGACCTGCAACGGCACCGGCGCGCAGCGGTGGACGTCGCAGAGCGGGACGCTGCGGGCACTCGGCAAGTGCCTGGACGTCGCGTCGAGCGGCACCGCGGACGGCACGCTCGTGCAGCTGTGGGACTGCAACAGCACCGGCGCGCAGACGTGGCAGGCCCGTTCCGACGGCACGCTGCTGAACCCGCAGTCGGGCAAGTGCCTCGACGCGACGGGCAACGCCTCGGCCGACGGCACCCGGCTGCAGATCCGGTCGTGCGCCGCGACGGCGAACCAGCGGTGGCAGGTGCCGGCCTGA
- a CDS encoding VOC family protein, whose amino-acid sequence MTITVLHPVTDLAKAKTVYATLLSAEPTADSDYYVGFDVEGQHIGLVPGGAAQGMTGPVTYWPVPDIEAKLAELTAAGGTLKEAPKEVGGGRVVATFTDPDGNVLGLYQDR is encoded by the coding sequence ATGACCATCACCGTTCTGCACCCCGTCACCGACCTGGCGAAGGCCAAGACCGTCTACGCCACCCTGCTCAGTGCCGAGCCGACGGCCGATTCGGACTACTACGTCGGGTTCGACGTCGAGGGGCAGCACATCGGGCTGGTGCCGGGCGGCGCGGCGCAGGGCATGACCGGCCCGGTGACCTACTGGCCCGTGCCGGACATCGAGGCGAAGCTCGCCGAGCTGACCGCGGCCGGTGGCACCCTCAAGGAGGCCCCGAAGGAGGTCGGCGGCGGCCGGGTGGTGGCCACCTTCACCGACCCCGACGGCAACGTGCTCGGCCTCTACCAGGACCGCTGA
- a CDS encoding MBL fold metallo-hydrolase yields the protein MPAVTANIVPLRHARPGVVAYVKSPDEWFVANSGWIQGSEGVALIDTCGTEQATLELVRDVRKYAPESARQLTVVVTHAHGEHHNGVGVALRDGGTVLAAPASVEVVKAGPQTYGNVFTCTQWGVLEPPEPAAVRPVVGWKRLDLGDAVADVVAVPGTAHTAGDLVVHEPRSGTLFTGDLVFIGSTPMAVHGSIPGWLDALDWLQDTFRPRTLVPGHGPVANPGHSAVHAMRVYLEWLLDATARSRDFSKLATQASLRWPTWSNPERHIGNLMRAYADQHGRKLDVDLAVDAVIAAAGGRIDLDYLLGAEPVRRIS from the coding sequence ATGCCGGCCGTTACCGCGAACATCGTCCCGCTCCGGCACGCGCGCCCGGGGGTCGTGGCGTACGTGAAGAGCCCGGACGAATGGTTCGTCGCCAACAGTGGCTGGATCCAGGGCAGTGAAGGCGTCGCGCTGATCGACACGTGCGGCACCGAACAGGCCACGCTGGAACTGGTCCGCGACGTCCGCAAGTACGCGCCCGAAAGCGCGCGGCAACTCACCGTGGTCGTCACGCACGCGCACGGTGAGCACCACAACGGGGTCGGGGTCGCGTTGCGCGACGGCGGGACCGTGCTCGCCGCGCCCGCGAGCGTCGAGGTCGTCAAGGCCGGGCCGCAGACCTACGGCAACGTCTTCACCTGCACCCAGTGGGGTGTGCTGGAACCGCCGGAACCCGCCGCGGTCCGCCCGGTCGTCGGCTGGAAGCGGCTCGACCTCGGGGACGCCGTCGCCGACGTCGTGGCCGTACCGGGCACCGCGCACACCGCGGGTGACCTGGTGGTGCACGAGCCACGCTCGGGCACGCTGTTCACCGGCGACCTGGTGTTCATCGGCAGCACGCCGATGGCGGTGCACGGCTCGATCCCGGGCTGGCTCGACGCGCTCGACTGGCTGCAGGACACGTTCCGCCCGCGGACGCTCGTGCCCGGCCACGGGCCGGTCGCGAACCCGGGTCACAGCGCCGTGCACGCGATGCGCGTCTACCTGGAGTGGCTCCTGGACGCGACCGCGCGCAGCCGCGACTTCTCGAAGCTCGCGACCCAGGCTTCGCTGCGCTGGCCGACGTGGAGCAACCCGGAGCGCCACATCGGCAACCTGATGCGCGCGTACGCCGACCAGCACGGCCGCAAGCTCGACGTGGACCTCGCGGTCGACGCGGTGATCGCGGCGGCGGGCGGGCGCATCGACCTGGACTACCTGCTGGGCGCCGAACCGGTCCGCCGGATCTCCTAG
- a CDS encoding glycoside hydrolase family 64 protein yields the protein MRTRCPIRRRFSALAATLAVAAGLATAVAPAADAVPATIPLKITNNSGRGDQVYVYDLGTNLATGQQGWADANGTFHAWPAGGNPPTPAPDASIPGPANGGSTTIRIPKFSGRIYFSYGQKLVFKLTTGGLVQPAVQNPSDPNVNILFNWSEYTLNDAGLWLNSTQVDMFSAPYAVGVQPAGGTTKSTGHLKAGGYNGFLNSLRGQSGGWANLIRTRSDGTVLRALAPGHGIEAGALPATVLQDYINRVWTKYSSSALTVTPVAAQPSVKYTGRVSGNVMNFTNTSGGFVTAFQKPDSDSVFGCYKNLDAPNDVRGQISRTLCAGFNRSTLLTNANQPDTSSAGFYLDSVTNQYAKKIHAQMADGKAYAFAFDDVGNYESLVNDGNPATAYLTLDPFN from the coding sequence GTGCGTACGAGATGCCCCATCCGACGGCGGTTTTCCGCTCTGGCCGCGACGCTGGCCGTCGCCGCCGGGCTCGCGACCGCCGTCGCCCCCGCCGCCGACGCGGTCCCGGCCACCATCCCGTTGAAGATCACCAACAACTCCGGCCGCGGCGACCAGGTCTACGTCTACGACCTGGGCACGAACCTGGCGACCGGGCAGCAGGGCTGGGCCGACGCGAACGGCACGTTCCACGCCTGGCCGGCCGGCGGCAACCCGCCCACCCCGGCGCCGGACGCGTCGATCCCCGGGCCCGCGAACGGCGGCTCGACCACCATCCGGATCCCCAAGTTCTCCGGCCGGATCTACTTCTCCTACGGGCAGAAGCTGGTCTTCAAGCTCACGACCGGCGGCCTGGTGCAGCCCGCGGTGCAGAACCCGTCCGACCCGAACGTCAACATCCTGTTCAACTGGTCGGAGTACACGCTCAACGACGCCGGTCTCTGGCTCAACAGCACCCAGGTGGACATGTTCTCCGCGCCGTACGCGGTCGGCGTGCAGCCGGCCGGCGGCACGACGAAGAGCACCGGGCACCTGAAAGCGGGCGGTTACAACGGTTTCCTGAACTCGTTGCGCGGCCAGTCCGGCGGCTGGGCCAACCTGATCCGGACCCGCTCGGACGGCACGGTCCTGCGCGCGCTCGCCCCGGGCCACGGCATCGAAGCGGGCGCGCTGCCGGCGACCGTGCTGCAGGACTACATCAACCGCGTCTGGACGAAGTACAGCTCGTCGGCTTTGACGGTGACGCCGGTGGCGGCCCAGCCGAGCGTGAAGTACACCGGCCGGGTGTCGGGCAACGTCATGAACTTCACGAACACGTCCGGCGGCTTCGTGACGGCGTTCCAGAAGCCCGACTCCGACAGCGTCTTCGGCTGCTACAAGAACCTCGACGCCCCGAACGACGTCCGCGGCCAGATCTCGCGCACGCTCTGCGCGGGCTTCAACCGCTCGACCCTGCTGACGAACGCCAACCAGCCGGACACCAGCTCGGCAGGCTTCTACTTGGACAGCGTCACCAACCAGTACGCGAAGAAGATCCACGCGCAGATGGCGGACGGCAAGGCGTACGCGTTCGCCTTCGACGACGTCGGCAACTACGAGTCCCTGGTCAACGACGGCAACCCGGCGACGGCCTACCTGACGCTGGACCCGTTCAACTGA
- a CDS encoding EamA family transporter, whose translation MATALAPVIWGSTYLVTTELLPPGRPLLAAVVRALPAGLLLVALTRRLPRGSWWWRSLVLGTLNIGAFFALLFVAAYRLPGGVAATLGALQPLLVAGLSTGLLGERLTRRTLLAGVAGVAGVSLLVLRSDARLDALGVAAAVGGAVVMATGIVLSKRWSPPAPLLATTGWQLVAGGLALVPLALAVEGPPPSTLSAANYAGYGYLALIGAALAYPLWFRGIRALSPTHVTFLGLLSPVAATLLGWLVLGQRLGGWQLLGGAVVLAAVVTAQRRTLGRTAANNYQPLTTSPRATDSEVV comes from the coding sequence GTGGCCACCGCCCTCGCCCCGGTCATCTGGGGCTCCACCTACCTCGTCACGACCGAGCTGCTCCCACCCGGCCGGCCGCTGCTCGCCGCGGTCGTCCGGGCCCTGCCCGCCGGGCTCCTGCTGGTCGCGCTCACCCGGCGGCTGCCGCGCGGCAGCTGGTGGTGGCGGTCGCTGGTGCTCGGCACCCTGAACATCGGCGCGTTCTTCGCGCTGCTGTTCGTCGCCGCCTACCGGCTGCCCGGCGGCGTCGCCGCGACGCTCGGCGCCCTGCAGCCGCTGCTCGTCGCGGGCCTGTCCACCGGCCTGCTCGGCGAACGGCTGACGCGGCGCACCCTGCTCGCCGGCGTCGCGGGCGTCGCCGGCGTCAGCCTGCTCGTGCTGCGGTCGGACGCCCGGCTCGACGCGCTCGGTGTCGCCGCGGCGGTCGGCGGCGCGGTCGTGATGGCCACCGGCATCGTGCTGAGCAAGCGCTGGTCGCCACCCGCTCCCCTGCTGGCGACCACCGGCTGGCAGCTCGTCGCGGGCGGGCTGGCGCTCGTGCCGCTCGCGCTCGCCGTCGAAGGGCCGCCGCCGTCGACACTGTCCGCGGCGAACTACGCGGGTTACGGCTACCTCGCGCTGATCGGCGCCGCGCTGGCGTACCCGCTGTGGTTCCGCGGGATCCGCGCGCTGTCGCCGACGCACGTGACGTTCCTCGGGCTGCTCAGCCCGGTGGCCGCGACCCTGCTCGGTTGGCTCGTGCTCGGCCAGCGCCTCGGCGGGTGGCAGCTGCTCGGCGGCGCGGTCGTGCTCGCCGCCGTCGTGACCGCTCAGCGACGGACGCTGGGCCGGACGGCTGCTAATAACTATCAGCCTTTGACAACGTCTCCGCGCGCCACCGACTCTGAAGTGGTCTGA
- a CDS encoding excinuclease ABC subunit UvrA — MSKAAHEADSHDLIRVHGARVNNLKDVTVELPKRRLTVFTGVSGSGKSSLVFGTIAAESQRLINETYSAFVQGFMPTLARPDVDVLDGLTTAIIVDQERMGADPRSTVGTATDANAMLRILFSRLGKPYIGSPQAFSFNVASISGAGAVTLEKGGRTTKERRSFSVLGGMCPRCEGRGAVNDVDLTQLYDETKSINEGAITIPGYSMEGWHGRIFRGCGFFDADKPIKKFTKRQLDDLLYKEPTKIKVEGINLTYSGLVPSIQKSMLSKDVDAMQPHIRAFVERAVTFTTCPECDGTRLSPEARSSKIGKVNIADACAMQISDLAGWVRGLKAPSVAPLLEALGHTLDSFVEIGLGYLSLDRPSGTLSGGEAQRTKMIRHLGSSLTDVTYVFDEPTIGLHPHDIQRMNELLLQLRNKGNTVLVVEHKPEAIAIADHVVDLGPKAGSEGGEVVFEGTVAGLRKSDTTTGRHLDDRAKLKDDVRKPGGALEVRGADTHNLRDVDVDIPLGVLTVITGVAGSGKSSLIRGSVAGAEGVVSIDQGAIRGSRRSNPATYTGLLEPIRKAFAKENGVKPALFSANSEGACPNCNGAGVIYSDLGMMAGVATPCEVCEGKRFQAEVLEYKFGGKDISEVLSMSVAAAEEFFSGTLPAAHKILQRLADVGLGYLTLGQPLTTLSGGERQRIKLATHLGSAGDVYVLDEPTTGLHLADVENLLGLLDRLVDSGKSVIVIEHHQAVMAHADWIVDLGPGAGHDGGTVVFEGTPRELVEARSTLTGEHLAAYVGA, encoded by the coding sequence ATGAGCAAGGCCGCACACGAAGCCGACAGCCACGACCTGATCCGGGTGCACGGCGCGCGCGTCAACAACCTCAAGGACGTCACGGTCGAGCTGCCGAAGCGCCGGCTGACGGTGTTCACCGGGGTCTCCGGTTCGGGCAAGAGCTCGCTGGTGTTCGGCACGATCGCCGCGGAGTCGCAGCGGCTGATCAACGAGACCTACAGCGCGTTCGTGCAGGGGTTCATGCCGACGCTGGCGCGCCCCGACGTCGACGTGCTCGACGGGCTGACGACGGCGATCATCGTCGACCAGGAACGGATGGGCGCCGACCCGCGCTCCACGGTCGGCACGGCGACCGACGCCAACGCGATGCTGCGGATCCTGTTCAGCCGGCTCGGGAAGCCGTACATCGGCTCGCCCCAGGCGTTCTCCTTCAACGTCGCGTCGATCAGCGGCGCCGGTGCGGTCACCCTCGAGAAGGGCGGCCGCACCACGAAGGAGCGTCGCAGCTTCAGCGTCCTCGGCGGCATGTGCCCGCGCTGCGAGGGGCGGGGCGCGGTCAACGACGTGGACCTCACCCAGCTCTACGACGAGACGAAGTCGATCAACGAGGGCGCGATCACCATCCCCGGCTACAGCATGGAGGGCTGGCACGGCCGCATCTTCCGCGGCTGCGGCTTCTTCGACGCCGACAAGCCGATCAAGAAGTTCACCAAGCGCCAGCTCGACGACCTGCTCTACAAGGAGCCGACCAAGATCAAGGTCGAGGGCATCAACCTGACGTATTCGGGGCTGGTGCCCTCGATCCAGAAGTCCATGCTGTCCAAGGACGTCGACGCGATGCAGCCGCACATCCGCGCGTTCGTCGAGCGGGCGGTCACGTTCACCACCTGCCCGGAGTGCGACGGCACGCGGCTGAGCCCGGAGGCGCGGTCGTCGAAGATCGGGAAGGTGAACATCGCGGACGCGTGCGCGATGCAGATCAGCGACCTCGCCGGCTGGGTCCGCGGCCTGAAGGCGCCGTCGGTGGCGCCGCTGCTGGAGGCGCTGGGCCACACGCTCGACTCGTTCGTCGAGATCGGCCTCGGCTACCTCTCGCTGGATCGGCCGTCGGGCACGCTGTCGGGCGGGGAAGCCCAGCGCACCAAGATGATCCGGCACCTCGGGTCGTCGCTCACCGACGTCACCTACGTCTTCGACGAGCCGACGATCGGCCTGCACCCGCACGACATCCAGCGGATGAACGAACTGCTGCTGCAGCTGCGGAACAAGGGCAACACGGTGCTCGTCGTGGAGCACAAGCCGGAGGCGATCGCGATCGCCGACCACGTCGTCGACCTCGGGCCGAAGGCCGGTTCCGAAGGTGGCGAGGTCGTCTTCGAGGGCACCGTCGCGGGATTGCGCAAGAGCGACACGACGACCGGCCGCCACCTCGACGACCGGGCCAAGCTCAAGGACGACGTCCGGAAGCCCGGCGGCGCGCTGGAAGTCCGCGGCGCCGACACGCACAACCTGCGGGACGTCGACGTCGACATCCCGCTCGGCGTGCTCACCGTCATCACCGGCGTGGCGGGCTCCGGGAAGTCGTCGCTGATCCGCGGTTCGGTCGCGGGCGCCGAGGGTGTCGTCTCGATCGACCAGGGCGCGATCCGCGGCTCACGGCGCAGCAACCCGGCGACCTACACCGGGCTGCTCGAGCCGATCCGCAAGGCTTTCGCGAAGGAGAACGGCGTCAAGCCGGCGTTGTTCAGCGCCAACTCCGAAGGCGCCTGCCCGAACTGCAACGGCGCCGGCGTGATCTACAGCGACCTGGGCATGATGGCCGGCGTCGCGACGCCGTGCGAAGTGTGTGAGGGCAAGCGGTTCCAGGCCGAGGTGCTGGAGTACAAGTTCGGCGGCAAGGACATCAGCGAGGTCCTCTCGATGTCGGTGGCCGCGGCGGAGGAGTTCTTCAGCGGCACGCTCCCCGCGGCGCACAAGATCCTGCAGCGGCTCGCCGACGTCGGCCTCGGTTATCTCACCTTGGGCCAGCCGCTGACGACGCTGTCCGGCGGTGAGCGCCAGCGGATCAAGCTGGCCACGCACCTGGGTTCCGCGGGCGACGTCTACGTCCTCGACGAGCCGACCACCGGCCTGCACCTGGCCGACGTCGAGAACCTGCTCGGGCTGCTCGACCGGCTCGTGGACTCGGGGAAGTCGGTCATCGTGATCGAGCACCACCAGGCCGTGATGGCCCACGCGGACTGGATCGTCGACCTCGGTCCCGGCGCCGGCCACGACGGCGGCACGGTCGTGTTCGAAGGCACCCCCCGGGAACTGGTCGAGGCGCGCTCGACGCTCACCGGCGAGCACCTGGCGGCCTACGTCGGCGCTTGA
- a CDS encoding PTS sugar transporter subunit IIB, whose translation MAGAHVRIDNRLVHGQVTVAWTRRLGVRRLLVCNDEVAADDLQRLLLPQAARGLPTEVLSVADTLLAPAVAEAMIIAKHPEDVFRLVEGGLLPEVVNVGNAAPRPGPGYTMVTRSIAVTADEAAGYRKLAAAGVPVVTQLMPQDKPADFVALLDRKGL comes from the coding sequence ATGGCGGGGGCGCACGTTCGCATCGACAACCGGCTGGTCCACGGGCAGGTCACCGTGGCCTGGACCCGTCGTCTCGGTGTGCGCCGGCTGCTCGTCTGCAACGACGAAGTCGCCGCCGACGACCTGCAGCGGCTGCTGCTCCCGCAGGCCGCGCGCGGCCTGCCCACCGAGGTGCTCTCGGTCGCCGACACCCTGCTCGCGCCCGCCGTCGCCGAGGCGATGATCATCGCCAAGCACCCCGAAGACGTCTTCCGCCTGGTCGAGGGCGGACTGCTGCCCGAGGTCGTGAACGTCGGCAACGCCGCGCCCCGGCCCGGCCCCGGGTACACGATGGTCACCCGCTCGATCGCGGTCACCGCGGACGAGGCGGCCGGCTACCGGAAGCTGGCCGCGGCCGGCGTCCCGGTCGTCACCCAGCTCATGCCCCAGGACAAACCCGCCGACTTCGTCGCGCTGCTCGACCGAAAGGGGCTGTGA
- a CDS encoding ABC transporter permease: MIGVELRKLVLRPRIWVSILLLCLLPAIVGIFLATADFAPPPGQGGAFLSAVVNDGALYPAAALALVLPLFLPIAVAVVAGDSIAGEASGGTLRYLLVRPVGRTRLLSAKMVAIAVYVTAAIVIVVLTSLVLGVILFGTGGTPGVAGPGGQPAGVTSLSGQSLSSSGLGLRLLGAVTYIVVSMLGFAAITMFLSTVTVSSLGAALGGLAVLITSSVLETLDAAASVKPYLPTHYWLSWIDFFRDPVLWRNIDHGLLLQAGYIVVFFGAAWANFATKDVTS; this comes from the coding sequence ATGATCGGCGTCGAACTCCGGAAACTCGTGCTGCGGCCGCGGATCTGGGTCAGCATCCTGCTGCTCTGCCTGCTGCCCGCGATCGTCGGGATCTTCCTGGCGACGGCCGACTTCGCGCCACCGCCCGGGCAGGGCGGGGCGTTCCTGTCGGCCGTGGTGAACGACGGCGCGCTCTACCCGGCGGCCGCGCTCGCCCTGGTCCTACCGTTGTTCCTGCCGATCGCGGTCGCCGTCGTCGCGGGGGACTCCATCGCGGGCGAGGCGTCCGGCGGCACGCTGCGCTACCTGCTGGTGCGCCCGGTCGGCCGGACGCGGCTGCTGAGCGCCAAGATGGTCGCCATCGCGGTGTACGTCACCGCGGCGATCGTGATCGTGGTGCTGACGTCGCTGGTGCTCGGCGTGATCCTGTTCGGCACCGGCGGCACCCCCGGCGTCGCGGGTCCCGGCGGGCAGCCCGCCGGGGTGACGTCGTTGTCGGGGCAGTCGCTCAGCTCGTCCGGGCTGGGCCTGCGGCTGCTCGGCGCGGTGACCTACATCGTGGTGTCGATGCTGGGGTTCGCGGCGATCACGATGTTCCTGTCGACGGTCACCGTCTCCTCGCTCGGCGCCGCGCTGGGCGGGCTGGCCGTGCTGATCACCAGCTCGGTGCTGGAAACCCTGGACGCGGCGGCGTCGGTGAAGCCGTACCTGCCGACGCACTACTGGCTGTCGTGGATCGACTTCTTCCGCGATCCCGTGCTGTGGCGCAACATCGACCACGGCCTGCTGCTGCAGGCCGGCTACATCGTGGTGTTCTTCGGCGCGGCTTGGGCGAACTTCGCGACCAAGGACGTCACGAGCTGA
- a CDS encoding MarR family winged helix-turn-helix transcriptional regulator, with amino-acid sequence MADHVDRVLEQWHAERPDLDVSPMAVIGRLSRLGVLVDAELRRTFARHGLDHATFDVLATLRRTGPPYRLTPTELMRSAMVTSGAITQRLDKLEARGLVRRTPNEADGRGVRVELTDVGGELIDRALPDHVATEHRVLAALEDDEREDLAEMLRKLLESLGGADS; translated from the coding sequence ATGGCCGACCACGTGGACCGGGTGCTGGAGCAGTGGCACGCCGAGCGCCCCGACCTCGACGTCTCCCCGATGGCCGTGATCGGCCGGCTGTCCCGGCTGGGCGTGCTGGTCGACGCCGAGCTGCGGCGCACGTTCGCCCGGCACGGCCTGGACCACGCGACCTTCGACGTCCTCGCGACCCTGCGCCGCACCGGGCCGCCGTACCGGCTGACCCCGACGGAGCTGATGCGCTCGGCGATGGTCACCTCCGGCGCGATCACCCAGCGCCTCGACAAGCTGGAGGCCCGTGGCCTGGTCCGCCGCACGCCGAACGAGGCCGACGGCCGCGGCGTGCGGGTCGAGCTGACCGACGTCGGCGGCGAGCTGATCGACCGCGCGCTGCCGGACCACGTCGCGACGGAACACCGCGTCCTCGCCGCGCTCGAAGACGACGAGCGGGAGGACCTGGCGGAGATGCTCCGGAAGCTCCTCGAGAGCCTCGGTGGCGCGGATTCCTGA
- a CDS encoding PGAP1-like alpha/beta domain-containing protein, producing MRITAWWRGISPRRRLMLGGVAVVVVIAVVVAVVVTSGTSAAPQAGTPDQDKPGPVLLVPGYGGGQGALNELAAHIRQTTGRTTEVLTLAGDGTGDLLEQVAVLSSAVERAYAAGAPSVDVVGYSAGGVVARLWVGREGGEHQARRVVTLGAPMHGTGLAAAGGALVPGACPTACVQLAPGSALLQEMAKDPIPSTLPWLSLWTERDETVTPPDSAQVDGAVNVALQQVCPGNQAGHGDLPTDPAVTELVLQALGTTPLEAPTDCLSS from the coding sequence ATGCGGATCACGGCCTGGTGGCGCGGCATCAGCCCGCGACGGCGCCTGATGCTGGGCGGCGTCGCGGTCGTGGTGGTGATCGCGGTCGTGGTGGCCGTCGTCGTCACGTCCGGGACCAGCGCCGCGCCGCAGGCCGGGACACCCGACCAGGACAAGCCGGGCCCGGTGCTGCTCGTGCCCGGTTACGGCGGCGGGCAGGGCGCGCTCAACGAGCTGGCCGCGCACATCCGGCAGACCACCGGACGCACCACCGAGGTGCTCACCCTGGCCGGCGACGGCACCGGTGACCTGCTCGAACAGGTCGCCGTCCTCTCCTCGGCCGTCGAACGCGCGTACGCGGCCGGCGCGCCTTCGGTGGACGTCGTCGGCTACTCCGCGGGCGGCGTCGTGGCCCGCCTGTGGGTCGGCCGCGAGGGCGGCGAGCACCAGGCCCGCCGGGTGGTGACGCTGGGCGCCCCGATGCACGGCACCGGCCTGGCCGCGGCGGGCGGCGCGCTGGTGCCGGGCGCCTGCCCGACGGCGTGCGTCCAGCTGGCGCCGGGCAGCGCGCTGCTGCAGGAGATGGCGAAGGACCCGATCCCGTCGACGCTGCCGTGGCTGTCGCTGTGGACCGAACGCGACGAGACGGTGACGCCCCCGGACTCGGCCCAGGTGGACGGCGCGGTCAACGTGGCCCTGCAGCAGGTCTGCCCCGGCAACCAGGCCGGCCACGGCGACCTGCCCACCGATCCGGCGGTCACGGAACTGGTGTTGCAGGCGCTGGGCACCACACCGCTGGAAGCACCGACCGACTGCCTCAGCTCGTGA